The genomic window ATGGCTTACTTACCAAACTTTACACACTTTTTTTCTCTTGGGTAATCTTAAGatgttgttataaaaattcttgctactaactttcttaaaaaattcttatCTAACCACTTTCTTTAAAtcattatagttttattatattcacgcctttataaaaaatgaccatatttttattttacagggCTATAACAAAACCagcatttgattttttcaaaaattttaccaaacagTTAATTCAATATcgtaaaacaaatgaaattcatCGTAATGATTATTTTGAACATCTATTAAATGTAATCAAAACAGATAATGAGGaaggtaatttaaaattgtatatatatccACATCTGAAGGTGACCATTTGGTACCTTTAATTATCTCTTAATATATGCCATAAATAGCCCAGAAGATAGTTTTGTAGAATCAAAGTAGAAATGGCCGCAACCAGAACCGAAATGGTTCTGTAATTTTATTCGTAATTCGTAGTTTGTGATTTTATTCGTAATTCCGAAATAATTTTGGATGaagggaatattttttacaaacgtTTACATCCAAACACCCAGCTCAAGAAAATAACATATCTGGCTTAATCCACaggcgttaaattaaaaatcgtatatctaaaagttatttagttttttcgattaattttaaacaaaatattagttttgtaagcaacactttaaaattgaagattttaTGATTATTCAAATTGAACGTTTtctattttagaatattaaattcAAGTTAGTTTTTTATGGTTGAAGCatcgataaataatttattttaatttttcttgcaGAAAAAACAGAAGATATTGCCCGCCAATTAATCACCGTATTTTTTGATGGGGTTGATACGGCAGCAGGTGGATTTACGATTGcactttttgaaattattaaacatCCGGACGCGTATCAAAATATTCGGAAAGAAATTGATcgaattttagaaaatcatgGAAATCAATTATCACCCGAAGCGATACATGATATGACTTACTTAGACGCGTGTGTATCAGGTATGGTTTATTGAtcatttattatgttaattgcTTATTTCTCAACAAAATTATCCTACATATAACAAGTTTCGGCtatgaaatcaatattttgctATAGTACCAAGCATAGAAAGAAGAACACAGAGACAGGAATCATTTCTGTGGAATCGATACCCTTAAAATGTATAAAGTGCTAGTTTCCATTTCAAAAATAGAGAGCGGAGAGAAaagatcaataataattaatatagaacAATTCTTTCTTATGTAAAGTTTGTCTGTTATCTGTCTCATCTTTCTTATCTGTTGTGAAGCAGAATAAGCTTTGCATTGAACCTAGAAGCTATATAGTTGAATTTAATTTCTGCGTTAAATGTGTTCCTTTGAActcgacattttttgtttgaagcatttttctcaattaaacttatttttcgagttccGGCAATATCATGTTAACAAGTTATCTTGTGTATATAtctatagatattttttttaaatattgcagaAGCATTCCGTTTAAATCCACCGTTGTATTTTTCATTGCGTGATTGTACGTCACCAATCGAATTTCCAATGCCAAAAGACGATGaatcaaaagaaaatgaaaaattacttattGAACCAGGTGTAACAATGATTATACCAATGTATCAAATACACAGGGATccaaaataccataaaaatccAGAAGAATTTAATCCAAGTCGCTTTATGGATAAGGAGAAATCATCAATTCAGAACTATACATATTTTCCGTTTAGTGATGGACCTCGAATGTgtttaggtaaaatttttattatgtaacctattaatttttccttttaagcAACCAACTTACATTTTCACGGTCAATACTATTAACTCTATAATTGAGAAAATCACTCATGACGTCAAGTTGccaatatggcagtcataagcTGGCTAAAAACAGCAATGGACTATGGAATGACTAGACCATTAAAATagttaactattttttattagagaATTTATTCTTACATTAAaacagtattatttttaattactttggtttcgtaaaattaatctttttattcaacGCTTATACTGAAAGCCTTGAATAACTTTGCCTCGTTGGGAACTTTTGATTGATATTGTGAGGCAGGTCTCACATGGTCAATTATTATTtcctttaattaaatatttttttctataacatatatttttttttttcttttaggtaAAAATTATGCTATGGCTGCTATAAAACCATTCATTATttcaatagtaaaaaattttgatgtcagATTTAAACCTAATACAAATTATTCATTGAGGCCAGCTGTTGGATTAGACtttaatgctattttatttaatgaaaattattggcTTGATGTATTTCCACGTGGTACGATTTATTctgattaagaaaattttttttttaaatatttatttattctcagtatttttaaataaatttatatcttttatatagtaataaaaaaaaattaattttttaataattgtgtgTCTTTTTTGCCGCCAAAGCTCTGGTTGACCTAAAggggagggggggggggtaaaaAAAGGGCAAACTTAAGGAAAAATTTACAATCtagactaattatttttttgaaaaccattttcatggAATCGAATGGAATCAAAGATTGTGaagatattgaataattttaaaaatgaaactgacaaataaaaacaaaaaacgaatgaattatttagaaaaacaaaacccAGAGAAAGTTAAATATTGCTTTTGCATGTGAACATTGTAGCTTTATTGTCATCACTTTATCAATGCGAATCACATGGTCCGTTTTGcggtaaaaattttcgattatgtcgtttatattactttattatttacttactaAACACTTGTTGGAACTATGAGAAATCATTTGATCGGAAATAAAAACCACAAATAGAAAGAACTAGTTTTCAAATGTGCTATTGAGATTCTGAACTGGATGTTTTTTCGTGGAaatgttatttgaaattttgtgttttcaaaattttccgttttcaaaatttccaCTTTATACATTTGCAagtatatattacaataattatgtGTGGTAGCTTACTTATAATGTACATAtgtagtttgtttttattttttttacaaaagtacGTATTTACCATCGGAAATGGTTCCGTACCATCGGAACCATTGGCACCATGTTCCCtgtcgcacgttatcgttctgatttgtttaatgattgggggataaaaccaaaaatggtgcaacaaaaaaagttttctaggaaactaaaactttttcaatcgactcagcttgccatgaattttgagaaatgcaaaaatattattttaattgtcaatttgaattttttgtaaaatgttttattattaacaaaaaaaaaaatagagttgTAAACGTTATGAGAAGTTGAAGataacaaagataatttaaagtaattatattatgtcataataaatatcgtaatcaaaccaaacgtaatgtacacacatattgggttgacaaCTAAATGAGTactatgtcttttttaaactaatattaatattaattcatacagtacaaATGAAAagtagttataaaataaaatttgtgaaagaatcaaacaagtatttgacttccaaaattaatatcttaaattttcatataaatatcttgtaaataaacaagtgaaaacaaacaattgactgagttaattgttgaaataccatgcttaaacagtgttgattactctaccgcattacacatacatacatgtcacacatacataactaatataactgatattcccatactattcaattttcgaattatttgccccctcacggataaacagtgatgtttacgaaaaaatgtatcaaacaaaagttgtttcgttttttataaggaacagtttttacatttaaacttttgttctctacggatccaagacccaattgacctttgttgctcatttacgaacttgacctcactttttacgtcctgagtatgctgtaaaaatttcatcttgatatctcttttcatctttgagttatcgtgttgacagacagacggacagacaaccggaaatgaactaataaggtgattctatgaacacctataccaaattttttttcgtagcttcaatatttttaagcgttacaaacttgggactaaacttagtataccttgcatattacatatatgcatgatataaaaagcaagcgctacatttataatttaccaattggtacgaaaggaatatagtttctATACCGCGTGTTCCACGACACCtctctttttatttcattaaaatataggtatcagcttttatttaaaatatattactatattttaattactatattattattacaaaaagttcaaaagcttaataaaattttttgtgaaattttttgtcGGTGAAGCCGACAATCTCCTAGCAATAAGTTGATTAAATTCGACTTCGCAATTGCTGAGCAAGTGGACTGTGCAGCGGGAGCAACAGTTCCACACAATgtgcacaaaataaaaaaatatcaggaTGTAAAAACACTTACCGGTTTATTTTCTCCACGTGGCTTCAATAATTAACCGCCTCCATAAAATTAGGGAAATATAGGATAATTTTAAGGAGTGATGAcggttaaaaaatatgaatgggAGCACTTATCACTaagtatttttacataaattctttaaattttatacacatatacggaacttattaaatagaaaaatttgagttCACAACGACGGGTGTGTTCTCAAGCAGCGCAAAAAAACTATCTATCTTGTCCTCATGGAGGTCAAAAACTGAGTCCTGTCGAACTTGCTTATACAAATTGCATaatctgttattttttatataaaaatagatataaatcaGTAAACAAGATCGATTATTAAAATGatcgatataatttatttgaataatggATCAGTGGCGTCACCATTCCCCCAGCCTTTAAAGGATCAGGCCTTTTAAATCGTTACTGTAGGAATAATGAAAACGCCACGACacttaagtaaaaattaaagctAAATTCCTATATTGAATCAAATTATCTAAATGagaatgagtaaaaaaaaaaaaaaaaaatatatatataatttcaacGGACAAAACGacggaaaattatttaatttacaattaaagttTGACTCTATTGAGTCGGCAGCGGACAAAGGCGGACAACAGGTCGTGTATACACGCCTAATTTAGTGCGTACCTTGGCCACTCTTACAATGCCATCGGTTCCCTCAAACACTTCCTCTATGACACCCAACGGCCAATGAAGAGGGGGAGTATTATCTTCTAATATGATGACTACATTCCCTATTTTAACTGGGTTCACAGAACTGTTCCATTTTTGACGGATTTGGAGCCCCGACAAATATTCCCTGTGCCATCGCTTCCAATAGGATCGTACAATAGCATCCAATAGATGTTTGCGATGGACTAAATTTATTGGTTCATCAGTGACCATGGTACTTGGGATCGATGATAGGGGCGCCTGATTCAAAAAATGGGCTGGTGTCAAAGCTGTGGGATCAGTAGGATCCGAACTAAGTACGTACAGAGGCCTTGAATTAAGTAAGGCTTCTATTTGTGTTAAAACGGTTGCTAGCTCCTCGTAAGTAAGCACCTGTGTGCCTATTACCCTGTATAAATGTTGCTTTACACATTTTACCGCACTCTCCCAAATACCGCCGAAGTGCGGGCTACGAGCTGGGTTAAATTGCcacttaatttttcttttaagtagCTCCCTTTTCAGCGCATCATTGTAGTCAGATGATTCTATAAGTTTATATACTTCTTTGAGATACGAATGAGCACCTACAAAGTTTGTACCTCGGTCAGAGTATAAAACTGAAATGGTTCCTCTTCGAGCAAGGAACCTTTTTAATGCGGCAATAAAAGTGTCCGTTGACAAATCTGAAGCGAGTTCTAGATGTAATGCTTTAGTTGTCAAACATACGAATAAACACAAATAGGCCTTTTGGCTTCTAACTCCTCTGTGCCTACTTAATGTTATGGTGAAGGGGCCAGCAAAATCAACACCAGAATGCTCAAAGCTTTTACTTTGAGTCACTCGAGGTGCCGGTAAATCTGCCATAAGCGGAAAAACTGGTTTTGGTTTCAGTTTAAAACAACAATTACATGAGTGTACTCGTTGTCTAACAATTTGACGAGCAGAAAGTATCCAATACTTTTGTCTAAGAATTGATAATAGCAGGTTAGGACCAGTATGTAAGTTTTGCTCATGAGTGTAATCAATAAGAAGATTCGTAAAATGGTCCCTTTTTGGTAATAATATAGGGTGTTGTGCATCAAACCCAATTGAAGCATTTGTTAAGCGTCCTCCAAcgcgtaaaattttattatttaaaaatggacGAAGCGTTATAAGTGATTTGGAACAATTATCGCCATTTTCAATAGCCTTTATTTcgttagaaaaatgtttattctgaATTACTTGAATTAAATAGCTCTCTGCAGCCTCCAAATCTTCAATAGTGAACTCATTTCTCCTTGGAATAAGTTTTAGAAAACGCAGGATATAGATCATCGAATGCAACAACCTAGACCAAGAAGAATGCCTGAGTATAAGTTCATTTATTCCAGTAGGGAGATTTCGAGACACATGTAgagatattgaattttcatcagTATATTCTTCAATATCGGGAATAAATTCTAAAGGCCAAGTTTCAATAGGATTTATTAACCATGAAGGGCCTGTTAACCAAGATTTGTGATTTATGAAAGCAGCTGGCAATAAACCCCGAGAAATACAATCTGCAGGATTTTCGACTCCAGGAATGTGGTACCAAAATTTGGAATCTAAATATGATTGTATTTTAGAAACTCGATTTGCAACAAATGTTTTACGCAAATGTGGGGACGAGTGAATCCAATTCAATACAACGGTTGAATCGGAAAAggcgaaaatttttgaaatactgtGACGATCGTTATAAGTTTTTActacaaaagaaattaattttgcaagTAAAAGCGCGGCACAAAGTTCCAATCGTGGTATTGACACTGTTTTCAGAGGGGAAACCTTGGACTTTGAGCAAACTAAGCTGATATTTACCTTTTCATCATTTATAGTGCGAAAATAAATACAAGCGCCATAGGCCGTTTCACTTGCATCTGCGAAACCAATTAATACGATTTggcttttcaaattaatttgcaGATGGCGAGGCACATTAAATTGTTCCAATAAATGCAGTTCATCAATAAATTTCTTCCAACTATTTTGGATAGGTAATGGAGCTTCATCATCCCAATTAAGTTTGCGTTTCCACAGttcctttattaaattttttgcaaatagaaCGACGGGTGATACAAAACCCAAAGGATCAAACATTCTCGCAACTGCAGACAGAATATTTCGCTTCGAGCATTTTCCTGTCGAAATATCCGTATTAAACGAGAACATATCTGCTCTAGGATTCCAATTTAATCCCAAAATTTTTAAGGATTCCGTATCAAAAGTTATAGACTGAGACGAACGAAGGTTCTCTGGAATATGATGAAGTAACTCGGGAGAGTTGGAACACCATTTAACTAGTGGAAAACCCCCAGCCAAGAATAACTCCACCATTTGTTTATGAAGAGTGACTGCACTCTTAATATCTGCAACGCTGCATACCAAATCATCAACATAAAAATCACGAGTTGCAACCGCAGACGCTAAAGGATAATTTGCCGCCTCGTCCTTGGCTAATTGTTGAACTGTTCTAATAGCTAAATATGGACTTGGCTTTACTCCAAAAGAAACGGTATTCAGCGAATAAACCGATAAAGGGAGTTCAGGAGAGTCACGCCACAATATTAACTGGAACTTACGATGCTctttgcaaatatttatttggcgATACATTTGTTTAATGTCTGCAGTCATTGCAATCGagtataatcgaaaattcaataatatttgttgcAGATCTGATTGAAGCTTGGGACCCGTATGCAATAACTCATTCAAGGAAACTGATGTACTGGACTTCGCACTTGAATCAAACACTACTCTGAGTGGAGTAGTAAGACTGTCAACTTTGCGCACACAATGATgtggaataaaataatttggagAAGTCACATCATTTAAAGGAACCAATGTCATGtgattttgttgaatataatcATGAATGACCGACGAATAGGTTTCTTTTAACGAAGGTTCAGTTTGGAACCGTTTCTCCAGATTAAAAAAGCGTTTTCGTGCCATATTATATGAATCTCCTAGTCTTTGAGGATTTTCCTTAAAAGGCAGACACACGGTATACCGCCCGGAAGATTCTCTAGTTATGGTTGAAGtgaatattttttcacattCCATATCTTCAGGATTTGGACTAGAGGATTCTGGAACTTCTTCTAGTTCCCAGAACCGTTTTACTAACGATTCGACCGGAGTGGTAAAAGCATAGAAGTTTTGAGTCGTAGTTGTGTCAGAACATGTAGGTACTTCACCCATTACCACGTATCCCAAGGAGGTATGAACAGCTATAGGACTGAGCGAAGGGCCAATAACTTTAGCTGTTCCTAATAATTGTGCAAACATGGATGCACCTATTATTCCATGTATAGTTGAAGGAACATGGAAAGTCTCATCAGCCAAACATAAATCCTTCAAATGTTCAAAGGACGTAATGTCGATGTTTGTTGAAGGAAGCTGGTTGGTGATTTTATCTATAACTAAACATTCTAATGGATAACATTTGGTAGGGTCAAATCTAGACGATACCAATATATTGGTTTGACCTCTAACTGATTTCGTATGCGATCCAATACCTATAACGGATGTAAAAACTTTTACTATTGGTAAATTTAGAACTTGACAACATTCGGAGGTAATGAAATTACTTTGAGATGCAGAATCCAATAAAAACctcaatttatgaatatttccaAATTTATCTTGTACATTCACTATTGCGGTAGATAATAATACAGTTTTAGTTACTACTATATTTCGAACTGCAGAGCAAGCAGTAACATTggtatttgtttttgatttttcgtCAACATTTAATACATCAATAGATGAATTATCTTCACTAGTTTTCGAATTGAATGACTTTGTATTGTCAAAATGAAGCATCGTGTGATGTTTTGACTTGCAGACAGAGCATAAGTTTTCAGATTTACAAacgttaattttatgtttatcggataaacaatttaaacataatGATTTGTCCATAACGATTTTGTATCTTTCCTGTGGGGACAATTTTCTAAATTGACTGCAGCGATATATGCTATGTGACACACGTTGAGTGCATGCGgggcatttaaaaatatccTCCTTTTTGGCTACAAAGCTGTGTGTGCTTTTAGCTGATTTTTGAGgattaattgaaattgtttttgcaCTTGGAGTTTGAGTTTTAACTTTATAGGCATCAGACGAGGAAGAATTGCATAGCGTTCTAATATGGCCTTTAATGAAAGAGATGAAACCAGAATAAGTTGGAAGTGTGTTTCCCTTTAAAgacatttcaaaaaactttctaGTTTCACAATCTAATTTGGAAAGTGcgataaaaactaaaacataatCAAGcaaatcatcaatttttaaattcttcaaagCAGTAACCGAAGTATCGAAAActtctaaaaatgaatttaaatgcgCAGCGGATTCCAATttagattgtttaaaatttaataactgtgATAGATAAGTGTCCATTAAAAGTCGTTTGTCTTCAAAGCGTTCctttaataaatctttaattatttgataattggcAGCGGTGGGGATAATGCCCGTACACATTTCTAATGCA from Chrysoperla carnea chromosome 2, inChrCarn1.1, whole genome shotgun sequence includes these protein-coding regions:
- the LOC123292730 gene encoding uncharacterized protein LOC123292730, which translates into the protein MTREQSLKRELSQYEGLKQMYFLQIQRIHGYTKLLNDQSVLKTFLAEYTTVNEIMSEIKDVVMKINDINLQLDEAYEVNYQTISSSQQLVGHINAAYNEVKPQTSVPTTSSNMTPVLPKIVLPTFDGSKKHWPVFWETFQSLIDNNRSLDDNSKVNYLLSALRGHALEMCTGIIPTAANYQIIKDLLKERFEDKRLLMDTYLSQLLNFKQSKLESAAHLNSFLEVFDTSVTALKNLKIDDLLDYVLVFIALSKLDCETRKFFEMSLKGNTLPTYSGFISFIKGHIRTLCNSSSSDAYKVKTQTPSAKTISINPQKSAKSTHSFVAKKEDIFKCPACTQRVSHSIYRCSQFRKLSPQERYKIVMDKSLCLNCLSDKHKINVCKSENLCSVCKSKHHTMLHFDNTKSFNSKTSEDNSSIDVLNVDEKSKTNTNVTACSAVRNIVVTKTVLLSTAIVNVQDKFGNIHKLRFLLDSASQSNFITSECCQVLNLPIVKVFTSVIGIGSHTKSVRGQTNILVSSRFDPTKCYPLECLVIDKITNQLPSTNIDITSFEHLKDLCLADETFHVPSTIHGIIGASMFAQLLGTAKVIGPSLSPIAVHTSLGYVVMGEVPTCSDTTTTQNFYAFTTPVESLVKRFWELEEVPESSSPNPEDMECEKIFTSTITRESSGRYTVCLPFKENPQRLGDSYNMARKRFFNLEKRFQTEPSLKETYSSVIHDYIQQNHMTLVPLNDVTSPNYFIPHHCVRKVDSLTTPLRVVFDSSAKSSTSVSLNELLHTGPKLQSDLQQILLNFRLYSIAMTADIKQMYRQINICKEHRKFQLILWRDSPELPLSVYSLNTVSFGVKPSPYLAIRTVQQLAKDEAANYPLASAVATRDFYVDDLVCSVADIKSAVTLHKQMVELFLAGGFPLVKWCSNSPELLHHIPENLRSSQSITFDTESLKILGLNWNPRADMFSFNTDISTGKCSKRNILSAVARMFDPLGFVSPVVLFAKNLIKELWKRKLNWDDEAPLPIQNSWKKFIDELHLLEQFNVPRHLQINLKSQIVLIGFADASETAYGACIYFRTINDEKVVAFDDLYPAFSKTYSKEK
- the LOC123292729 gene encoding cytochrome P450 9e2-like, with amino-acid sequence MSAIWDDALSCKFQGYKYVGFYLWNKPALFIRDPELIKVIWSKNFMNFHDTTWYISPHSDPYFAHTPFVEKGSAWKKLRHQLTPMLSPGKAKQLFPAIIESNTELVNYLKRHVNENNGKREEINLKDLTSQYTTECVAQSFYGVKSYAFENPNAELLHVGKLIFQTTTRISLETICMMCDRTLSKIFKAKAITKPAFDFFKNFTKQLIQYRKTNEIHRNDYFEHLLNVIKTDNEEEKTEDIARQLITVFFDGVDTAAGGFTIALFEIIKHPDAYQNIRKEIDRILENHGNQLSPEAIHDMTYLDACVSEAFRLNPPLYFSLRDCTSPIEFPMPKDDESKENEKLLIEPGVTMIIPMYQIHRDPKYHKNPEEFNPSRFMDKEKSSIQNYTYFPFSDGPRMCLGKNYAMAAIKPFIISIVKNFDVRFKPNTNYSLRPAVGLDFNAILFNENYWLDVFPRGTIYSD